CGCGCAGCTCGGCGAGGCGCTGCGCGAGCGGCTCGGAGGGCCCGATGAGCGAGACGTTCATGGTGCGGCCCAGTGTTGCATCCCGGTCCGACAACCCGGGTCGACAACCCCGCCCACGACGGTGTGCGGCGCCCGTCGACGGCGTTACCGCCCGTTGTCCGGGTCCGTTGTCCGGGTCCGATGCCGGGTCCGTTGTCCGGGTCCGATGCCGGGTTCGTTGTCCGGGGTCGACGCGGCTTCGACCTGGTCCGATGTGCGGCGCGGCCACCAGGACCGGCGGGCGGAATTCTCCCGGACCGCCGCCCCGTGTCACAGAACGCCCGGCTGTCTCGTCCCACTTCCGGGGAGACGTCCTCGAATCCGGAAGGTGAAGCTCATGCGGGTGTTGGCGGCAGGCGGGAGTGGCGGAGGGGCCGGCATGCCCCGGGCCGAGGAGTTCGAGGAGCTGCGGCCGCTGCTGTTCTCGATCGCCTACCGGATCCTCGGCAGCGTGAGCGACGCCGAGGACGCGGTCCAGGAGACCTGGCTGCGTTTCGGCGCCACCCGGACCCGTCCGGTCTCGACCAAGGCGTTCCTCGCGGCCGTGGTCACCAGGATCGCGATCGACGTCCTGCGGTCGGCCCGCGTCCGACGGGAGGAGTACGTGGGGCCCTGGTTGCCCGAGCCGCTGCTCAGCGACCCCTACCAGGATCCGGCGCGTTCGGCGGAGCTGGCCGATTCGCTGTCGATGGCCGCTCTGCTGCTGCTGGAGCGGCTCAGCCCGCTGGAGCGGGCGGTCTTCGTGCTGCGGGAGGTGTTCGGGTTCGGCTTCCCCGAGGTGGCCTCGGCGGTGGGGCGTTCGGAGCCGGCGTGCCGCCAGCTCGCGGTGCGGGCACGGCGTCACATGGAGGCGGGACGTCCCCGGTTCGAGGCGGACCGCCGGGAGCGGGAGGAGCTGGCGGCGCGGTTCTTCGACGCCCTGCGGGAGGGCGACGTCGACGGCCTGCGGGATCTGCTCGCCGCCGACGTCCAGGTGGTCGGTGACGGCGGCGGCAAGGCCCCGCAGCTGGCCGCGCGCATCGTCGGCGCCGACCGGGTGGCCCGGGTGCTGACCATGTTCTTCGGCCTGAGCGCGCGGATCGACGTGTCCGTGGAGCCGCGGGAGGTGAACGGCCGGCCGGGCGCGATCTTCCGCGACCGGGACCACAGGGTGATCAACGCCTGGGCGCTGGACGTGCTCGACGGGCGGATCCGGACGGTCCGCTCGGTGATCAACCCCGACAAGCTCGGTCACCTGGGCCCGGTTGCGGACGCCTGGGCGCTCCGACGCGAGGCGACCGGGGAGAGACAGGAGCCGTGACCGGAGCGGCCGCAGGGGGACAGCCCGTGAAGGGAACCACCGGATGGGGGATCATGGAGACCGGTGCTCGATGGTGAGACCGGCCGCTGTCACCGTCCGTTGCAAGGAGTTCCCATGCCCGCCCGAATCGTGCTCGTCCGGCACGGTGAGACCGACTGGTCGGCCACCGGCCGCCACACCGGTCGCACCGACATCCCGCTCACCGAGGAGGGCCGGGCGATGGCCCGGGCACTCGGCGAACGGCTGGCCAGGGCGCCCTGGAACGGGCTGCCCGACGCGCGGGTCTTCACCAGTCCGCTGAGTCGCGCCAGGGAGACCTGCGAGCTGGCCGGCTTCGGCGACCGCGCCGTGGAGCGGCCCGAGCTGCTGGAGTGGGACTACGGACAGTACGAGGGCCGGACCGGACCGGACATCCGGGCCACCGATCACCCGGGCTGGCTGATCTGGCGCGACGGCGTACCGGGCGGGGAGAAGCTCGGAGAGGTGGCCGCCCGGGTGGACGGCTTCATCGCGGAGATCAACTCCGAGCATGGCACGCCGCACCCCGAGACCACCACCATGCACTGCGCCGACCGTGACGTGGTGCTCTTCGCCCACGGCCACCTGCTGCGCATTTTCACCGCGCGCTGGCTCGGCCTGCCGCCCGAGTTCGGCCAGCGGCTCAAGCTGGGCACGGCCGCGCTCTGCGTCCTCTCCTGGGAGTACGGACTGCCGGCCGTCGAGGTCTGGAACGACGTGAGTCACCTGGAGGCGCTCACGGGCTGAGCCGGCTCAACCGCCGGGCCGCTGCTCCGTCCCGCCCCGCTCGGGGGCGGTCGGCGCGGCGGCCCCGGGCGGCCCCGGCGGCCCGGGCGGGTGAAGGTGCACGGCCGGGTGGAGTGCGCGGCCGGGCGACGGTGCGGGAGTGGTGCGGGTGTCGTCGGTGCAGGTTCAGGCCACCGACGCGAGGTCGTACGCGGAGAGGAACCCGCCGACCTCGGGCACCGAACGGTGGCTGCGCAGCCGGGTGGCCGTGTCCGCCAGCATCGCGCGGATCCGGGCGGAGCGGACCTCGCCGAGCAGATCAACCGCCGCGTGGCCGTGGCTGCCCGCCCCGGCCAGGTCGCCCCGGCCGAGCCGGTCGTGGGCCAGTTCGGCGGTGTAGAGCGCACGGTTGCGCACGAAGTGCGGCTCCTGCAGCGCTATGGCCCGCCCGGCCTGCTCACTGGCGCGGTCCCAGTCACCGAGGGCGGACCAGCACTGGGATTCCAGACCGGCGATCTCCGCCTCCCCGTAGAAGGACATCCACTCCGGATCCGCCTCGGACTCGCCCCGCTCGAAGAGCGTGTACGCGCGGGCCAGCGCCCGCTCGCAGGCCGCACGGTCCCGCAGCAGCGCCCAGCCGCCCGCCTCGCGCATCGCCAGCAGGGACAGCAGTCGTTCGGAGTCCAGCCGGCGGGCGGCGCTCTGCCCGGCCTGCGCGGCGCGCAGTGCCTCACGGGGACGCCCGGCGTCACGCGCCAGGAAGGCGCTGTTGCAGAAGACGTGGGCCTCCAGCGCGCTGTCGTCGGCCATCCGCGCGGTGGCGAGTGCCTCGGAGTAGAAGGACCGGGCCTCGGCCAGCCGGTTGGAGTCGTGCGCCAGCCAGCCGACCGAGATGGCCAGCTCGCCGGCGCCCGCCTGCAGCCGGCGCTCGGTGGCCGAGCTGTACTCGCCGTCGTTGAGCAGGACGTAGGCGGTCCGCAGGGACTGCCCGGCCAGCTCGAACAGGGTGTCCGCGCCGTGTACGTCGTCCAGCAGCCGGATGTCGCGCACGGCCTGTTCGACGCCCTCGACCTCGGCGGCGCCGACCTTGCGGGGCTGTGGCGCGGATCCGGCGTACCGGGGCAGTCGGCTTGCGGGGGGTGCGGCGGTGGCCGGCCGGTCCAGGCCGATCACGGTCGCCAGGGCGGTCGGGCCGCCGCTCAGGAACGTACGGCGACGCACGTCGTCGTTCTCCTCGTCGGGATGATGCGAATCGTCGGGCCACCAGGGCACGGCCGCCGGCACCACGCGGCCGCCGCCGGCCTCCGCCGGGCGGCGCAGGGCCTCCCGGCGGCGCACGGCCTCGCGGGGGGCGAAGCCCAGCTCCTGCAGCGAGCGACCGGGCCACATGTGGCGGAAGACCCGCTCGTACGCGTAATTGGGGCAGCGGATCTCGCCCGCCTCGACCCGGCCGACGTAGCGCGCGTCGCAGGAGACGTGCTCGCCGATCTCACGGGCGGCACGGCGAACGGCGGTGGCGAACTCCCCGGGGGAGAGGTCGCCGCGCAGTTCGCGCATCGCGTGGTTGGGCGCGGGGCGGTCCGGCGCGGCCGGTCTGGTGGCTGCCATGCTGGCCTCCGTGTCGTGCGTGGCCGTACGGTTCGGCGGCGGTACTGTCTGCTGTCCGTGCCGGGTGCTGCGGGTGCTGCGGGTGCTGCGGGTGCTGCGGGTGCTGCGGGTCTTCGGTGGTGCGGTGGCGGTGGTGCTCGGTGGGTCGGGTGCTTGCCGATGGGGCGGGCACCCGTGGAACGTGGCACCGGGTGGGTCGTGGTGCGGGTCGGTCGGTGGCGCCGGGTGGTCGGTGGCACCGGTGGGTGCGATCGGTGGGGCGTGACGCCGGTGATGACGGTCACGGCCGGGTCCGGTGGGGCGGAGGTGGCCCGGCGGCGTTGCGACGACAGTACCGGGAGTCACCGGTCGAGTACCGCGAGTTCTCGGATGATGTACTGCCAATTCGGTTGATATCGGGCATCATTGCCGAGTTCTGCCATGAAATGCCATGGCTTGCTGTAAGCCGCCCCGTAGCCTGGAGCATCCTCCTCGCGTTGTCCTGATACGCGGAAGCCGGGCCGTCGCGGGCCGCCGCCGAACGGGACGGCGCCCCCACGCTGCCCGGCGGTGACGCTTCCGATCTGACGAGGTGACAGGAGGGCCCCAGATGGCCACCGGAGTGCCGCAGTACCACCACCCGGCCGCCGGACGAGTGCTTTCGGGCACAGTGCCCGCCCTGGTGCCCGAAACCACCGAGGACCGGTCCGTCCGTGCGGGCGGCGCTCCGGTGCGCCGGTCCAGGCCGTCCGAACAGTCCGACCTCCCCGGTTCGCCACCCGCCGCTCCGCCCGCGGCCGCCTGCTACGACACCGTCACCGTCTCCATGCGCCACGGCCTGGAGGCGGTGGACATCCTGCGTCTGCGCCGGGCCTGCGGCGCGGCCCTGCAGAGCGCCACCGGCACCACCGTCTCCTTCCTCGTCCCCGCCGGAACGGCCCTGGGCTGGCATCTGCCCGGCAGCTCCTGTACGGCCGGCGCCGTGGTTCTCCCCGCGGCCGACCCGCGCTGGGTGATGCCCCCGGCGGGAGCCGAGGCGCTCGCCCGCCCCACCGACCCGTGGGTCCTGCGCTCGGCCCTCTGCGAGGCAGCGTGCACGCTGACCGCGGGTGGTCTCGGCCCGTTCTGAACCCTGGCTCCGTTCTGAACTCCGGGCCCGTTCTGAACTCCGGGCCCCCCGGGGGCCGGGGCCTGCCGGGCCCGGGCCCCACCGCTTCCCGGGTCGTGTCGCAGCCGGGGTCCCTTGGAAGCGGTGATGCGTAGCGGTGATGCGTACCGGGCGGGACCGCCCGGTGCCGGCCGCCCGCCTGACCTGCGACTCGCCCGGCTGCGACGGCGATAATGGCCGGCATGGGACGCAGCAGCAGGGCCGCCAAGAACTCCGGCAGGAGCCAGGGGCAGGATGCGACGGAGGACGCCGCGGCCACCGGCGCCGACGGCCGGACGCACGCGCAGGGCCCGCTGGCCCGGCCCGTCGACTCGGGCCTGGCGGAGCTCGTACCGGACCGGGATCGTCCGCAGGCCTGGTCACTGCTGCTCGACGGCGCCCCGCAGTCCATGGTCGACCTCGCCGACCCCACCCACCTGGGCTTCGAGTACCAGCGCCGCCTCGGCCACCTGATCGATCTGGTGGCTCCGGCCGGCCGCC
The sequence above is drawn from the Kitasatospora sp. NBC_00315 genome and encodes:
- a CDS encoding RNA polymerase sigma-70 factor, translating into MPRAEEFEELRPLLFSIAYRILGSVSDAEDAVQETWLRFGATRTRPVSTKAFLAAVVTRIAIDVLRSARVRREEYVGPWLPEPLLSDPYQDPARSAELADSLSMAALLLLERLSPLERAVFVLREVFGFGFPEVASAVGRSEPACRQLAVRARRHMEAGRPRFEADRREREELAARFFDALREGDVDGLRDLLAADVQVVGDGGGKAPQLAARIVGADRVARVLTMFFGLSARIDVSVEPREVNGRPGAIFRDRDHRVINAWALDVLDGRIRTVRSVINPDKLGHLGPVADAWALRREATGERQEP
- a CDS encoding histidine phosphatase family protein — encoded protein: MPARIVLVRHGETDWSATGRHTGRTDIPLTEEGRAMARALGERLARAPWNGLPDARVFTSPLSRARETCELAGFGDRAVERPELLEWDYGQYEGRTGPDIRATDHPGWLIWRDGVPGGEKLGEVAARVDGFIAEINSEHGTPHPETTTMHCADRDVVLFAHGHLLRIFTARWLGLPPEFGQRLKLGTAALCVLSWEYGLPAVEVWNDVSHLEALTG
- a CDS encoding tetratricopeptide repeat protein, producing the protein MAATRPAAPDRPAPNHAMRELRGDLSPGEFATAVRRAAREIGEHVSCDARYVGRVEAGEIRCPNYAYERVFRHMWPGRSLQELGFAPREAVRRREALRRPAEAGGGRVVPAAVPWWPDDSHHPDEENDDVRRRTFLSGGPTALATVIGLDRPATAAPPASRLPRYAGSAPQPRKVGAAEVEGVEQAVRDIRLLDDVHGADTLFELAGQSLRTAYVLLNDGEYSSATERRLQAGAGELAISVGWLAHDSNRLAEARSFYSEALATARMADDSALEAHVFCNSAFLARDAGRPREALRAAQAGQSAARRLDSERLLSLLAMREAGGWALLRDRAACERALARAYTLFERGESEADPEWMSFYGEAEIAGLESQCWSALGDWDRASEQAGRAIALQEPHFVRNRALYTAELAHDRLGRGDLAGAGSHGHAAVDLLGEVRSARIRAMLADTATRLRSHRSVPEVGGFLSAYDLASVA